A window of Pedococcus aerophilus contains these coding sequences:
- a CDS encoding polyprenyl synthetase family protein, whose protein sequence is MVSPLDAAQLRERVQRCVDDVLVHQSTVLAEVGPDAQELLGAVARLLTGGKRLRAAFLYWGYRSAGQPDSDAVVRVATAMEFFQAAALIHDDVMDDSDTRRGMPAAHRSLAARHEQESWSGDAGRFGVAGAILAGNLCLNWTEELYATSGLDAQHLARGRKVFDLMRTQLMGGQFLDVVESVRSWDGMPTSERIERAERVIRFKSAKYTVEHPLLIGASAGGVDADDLAALSRYGLDLGQAFQLRDDLLGVFGDPVATGKPAGDDLREGKRTVLVAHALAGADDAGRELVESRLGDPALDTDTVDRLREVITASGAVDAVEADIARLADSARMALKSTRSLDPDAVAVLDQLIDSATTREH, encoded by the coding sequence GTGGTCAGCCCCCTCGATGCCGCGCAGCTGCGTGAGCGCGTGCAACGGTGCGTCGACGACGTCCTCGTCCACCAGTCCACCGTCCTGGCCGAGGTCGGCCCCGACGCGCAGGAGCTGCTCGGCGCTGTGGCCCGTCTCCTCACCGGCGGCAAGCGGCTGCGTGCGGCCTTCCTCTACTGGGGGTACCGCAGCGCCGGACAGCCCGACTCCGACGCCGTCGTCCGGGTGGCCACGGCGATGGAGTTCTTCCAGGCTGCGGCCCTGATCCACGACGACGTCATGGACGACAGCGACACCCGCCGCGGGATGCCCGCAGCGCACCGGTCCCTCGCGGCCCGGCACGAGCAGGAGTCCTGGTCCGGCGACGCCGGACGGTTCGGGGTCGCGGGCGCGATCCTCGCCGGCAACCTGTGCCTCAACTGGACCGAGGAGCTCTACGCCACCTCGGGGCTGGACGCCCAGCACCTCGCCCGCGGCCGCAAGGTCTTCGACCTCATGCGCACCCAGCTCATGGGCGGCCAGTTCCTCGACGTCGTCGAGTCGGTGCGGTCCTGGGACGGCATGCCGACGTCCGAGCGCATCGAGCGGGCCGAGCGGGTCATCCGGTTCAAGAGCGCGAAGTACACCGTCGAGCACCCGCTGCTCATCGGCGCGAGCGCCGGCGGCGTCGACGCCGACGACCTCGCCGCCCTGTCGCGCTACGGGCTCGACCTCGGCCAGGCGTTCCAGCTGCGCGACGACCTGCTCGGGGTGTTCGGCGACCCCGTGGCGACCGGCAAGCCAGCCGGCGACGACCTGCGCGAGGGCAAGCGGACCGTGCTCGTCGCCCATGCCCTCGCCGGGGCCGACGATGCTGGGCGAGAACTGGTGGAGTCACGGCTCGGCGACCCCGCCCTCGACACGGACACGGTGGACCGGCTGCGCGAGGTGATCACCGCCAGCGGCGCGGTCGACGCGGTGGAGGCCGACATCGCCCGGCTGGCCGACTCGGCCCGTATGGCGCTGAAGTCGACGCGGTCGCTGGACCCCGACGCCGTCGCGGTGCTCGACCAGCTCATCGACAGCGCCACCACGCGGGAGCACTGA
- a CDS encoding Rv2175c family DNA-binding protein, which translates to MTDQTPTSPEPSLEDLVGSWLTVPDIAERLGIPLSGVRRLIEERELLSARIGERRVVAVPEQFLLDEVYPYLRGTFTVLADGGMGDEEILQWLFTPDPTLRVPGTPVDNLAAGFKTEVRRRAMEQAF; encoded by the coding sequence GTGACCGACCAGACCCCCACCTCGCCCGAGCCGTCCCTGGAGGACCTCGTCGGGTCCTGGCTGACCGTCCCAGACATCGCCGAACGGCTCGGCATCCCCCTGTCCGGGGTGCGCCGGCTCATCGAGGAGCGAGAGCTGCTGAGCGCCCGCATCGGCGAGCGCCGGGTCGTGGCGGTGCCCGAGCAGTTCCTCCTCGATGAGGTCTACCCCTACCTGCGGGGCACCTTCACCGTGCTCGCCGACGGCGGGATGGGTGACGAGGAGATCCTCCAGTGGTTGTTCACCCCCGACCCGACCCTGCGCGTGCCCGGCACGCCGGTCGACAACCTCGCGGCCGGGTTCAAGACCGAGGTGCGTCGCCGCGCGATGGAGCAGGCCTTCTAG
- a CDS encoding LysM peptidoglycan-binding domain-containing protein produces the protein MSPVIAPAALPSASTHAPTAVVQKAKPAPHGWTSYSVRNGDTLAAIASRIGTTTGVLVARNKLAGGGHHLSIGQHLSVPRSAAQARVDAHRARAASAARAAAIARSTYVVRSGDTLGGIAARKGVSLASLLKTNGLSARSVLQIGQKVRIPGAGAASASRPSSSGGLSTTRYTVRSGDTLSGIATRTRTPLATLYSLNHLSGRSVIHPGQKLKVRGTTAVASASTSGYTVRSGDTLSGIAARHGVSLASLLKANRLANANQLSIGQKLRVPGKKASSASSANTFAGRTYPSSVVGAANRNRDALAQASVPSRSQTRDMIVATARRHGVDPSLALAVAWQESGWNQRQVSVANAIGVMQVIPSSGEWASQMSGQKINLLRTQDNITAGVVILRSLTRSAKNVDQAIAGYYQGLYSVQRYGMYADTKVYVKAIKAHRSRF, from the coding sequence ATGTCCCCAGTGATCGCTCCCGCGGCGCTCCCTTCGGCCTCGACACACGCGCCCACCGCGGTCGTCCAGAAGGCCAAGCCCGCCCCCCACGGCTGGACCTCGTACTCCGTCCGCAACGGCGACACGCTCGCCGCGATCGCCAGCCGGATCGGCACCACCACCGGTGTCCTCGTGGCACGCAACAAGCTGGCCGGCGGCGGGCACCACCTCTCGATCGGCCAGCACCTGTCGGTGCCGAGGTCCGCGGCCCAGGCCCGCGTCGACGCACACCGCGCCCGCGCAGCCTCCGCCGCACGCGCCGCAGCCATCGCCCGCAGCACCTACGTCGTCCGCTCCGGCGACACCCTCGGTGGCATCGCGGCTCGCAAGGGCGTCTCGCTGGCGTCGCTGCTCAAGACCAACGGCCTGTCGGCCCGCTCGGTGCTGCAGATCGGCCAGAAGGTGCGCATCCCCGGCGCCGGGGCCGCGAGCGCGAGCCGCCCCTCGAGCAGCGGTGGCCTCTCGACCACCCGCTACACGGTGCGCAGCGGCGACACCCTGAGCGGCATCGCGACCCGCACCCGGACCCCTCTGGCCACGCTCTACTCGCTCAACCACCTCAGCGGCCGCAGCGTCATCCACCCCGGGCAGAAACTGAAGGTCCGCGGCACCACGGCGGTGGCCAGCGCCTCGACGTCCGGCTACACCGTGCGCAGCGGCGACACCCTGAGCGGCATCGCAGCACGCCACGGCGTCTCCCTGGCGTCCCTGCTCAAGGCCAACCGGCTCGCCAACGCCAACCAGCTGTCCATCGGGCAGAAGCTCCGGGTGCCCGGGAAGAAGGCCTCGTCGGCGAGCAGCGCCAACACCTTCGCCGGTCGCACCTACCCGAGCTCGGTCGTCGGGGCGGCGAACCGCAACCGTGACGCCCTGGCGCAGGCGTCGGTCCCCAGCCGCAGCCAGACCCGCGACATGATCGTCGCCACCGCCCGCCGCCACGGCGTGGACCCGAGCCTGGCCCTGGCCGTCGCGTGGCAGGAGTCCGGCTGGAACCAGCGCCAGGTCTCGGTCGCGAACGCCATCGGCGTCATGCAGGTCATCCCGTCCTCGGGCGAGTGGGCCTCGCAGATGAGCGGCCAGAAGATCAACCTGCTGCGCACCCAGGACAACATCACCGCGGGGGTCGTCATCCTGCGGTCGCTGACCCGGTCGGCGAAGAACGTCGACCAGGCGATCGCCGGCTACTACCAGGGCCTCTACTCGGTGCAGCGCTACGGGATGTACGCCGACACCAAGGTCTACGTGAAGGCGATCAAGGCCCATCGCAGCCGGTTCTAG
- the pknB gene encoding Stk1 family PASTA domain-containing Ser/Thr kinase — protein MSSGVTESLLGRVFDGRYRVQSHIADGGMASVYLALDTRLDRDVALKVLRRDLARDDAFVSRFRREARSAARLSHPNVVSVFDQGDDDGHMFLAMEYVPGQTLREVMKAEGPLTPRAALDIMAPVLQALGAAHRAGIIHRDVKPENIILREDDGTVKVADFGLARAVSNQTSHSQTGVLLGTVAYLSPEQVERGIADARSDVYAAGLILFEMLTGSKAFTGDTPIHIAYQHVHSSVPAPSSRVTTVPAELDALVALATSRDPDQRPADAGDFLAEVRKSRSMLTPTELDRRPEGPSAAGPGASTIAVERTSALPVEAGHEPRRSRPIGPVALPMDHTPTAPPGPDPYLEDRHRALEGRVVDDRRRGPWGWIVAALAVALVAGVAAWWFLAGPGSPTTVPRVTGQTYEQAQSALTTSHLSPERVDAFDETIPKGVVISTDPGAGTELRRSQDVTVTVSKGPERYAVPQVVGASANEATARIKAEKLTLGDTKQAFSETVDAGLVISVSPKEGSSLKRGTKVSLVVSKGRQPIEVTDFTGKPADDAVRDLTGKGLEVDATRQENDDTVPKGSVISQSPSSGTLFKGDKVTLVVSKGPVLIKVPDVQGKQEAEARKILEDAGFKVAVERFMGGIFGTVRSQNPAAGSEQPKDTTVTLVVV, from the coding sequence GTGTCTTCAGGTGTCACCGAGTCCTTGCTCGGCCGTGTGTTCGACGGGCGCTACCGCGTCCAGTCGCACATCGCCGACGGCGGAATGGCATCGGTCTACCTGGCCCTGGACACCCGTCTGGACCGCGACGTCGCCCTCAAGGTGCTGCGCCGCGACCTGGCCCGGGACGACGCGTTCGTCAGCCGGTTCCGCCGTGAGGCGCGCTCCGCAGCACGGTTGTCGCACCCCAACGTCGTGTCGGTCTTCGACCAGGGCGACGACGACGGCCACATGTTCCTCGCGATGGAGTACGTCCCCGGGCAGACCCTGCGCGAGGTGATGAAGGCGGAAGGACCGCTCACCCCCCGCGCGGCCCTGGACATCATGGCGCCGGTCCTGCAGGCGCTCGGTGCCGCCCACCGTGCCGGGATCATCCACCGCGACGTCAAGCCCGAGAACATCATCCTGCGCGAGGACGACGGCACGGTGAAGGTCGCCGACTTCGGCCTCGCCCGTGCCGTGAGCAACCAGACCTCGCACTCCCAGACCGGCGTCCTGCTGGGCACCGTGGCCTACCTGTCGCCCGAGCAGGTCGAACGCGGCATCGCCGACGCCCGCAGCGACGTGTATGCCGCCGGCCTGATCCTCTTCGAGATGCTCACCGGCTCGAAGGCGTTCACCGGGGACACCCCGATCCACATCGCCTACCAGCACGTGCACAGCTCGGTGCCGGCCCCGTCCTCGCGGGTCACGACCGTGCCCGCCGAGCTCGACGCCCTCGTGGCCCTGGCCACCTCGCGCGACCCCGACCAGCGACCGGCCGACGCCGGCGACTTCCTGGCGGAGGTGCGCAAGTCGCGGTCCATGCTCACCCCCACCGAGCTCGACCGTCGGCCCGAGGGCCCGTCCGCGGCCGGTCCCGGTGCGAGCACCATCGCCGTCGAGCGCACCAGCGCCCTGCCGGTCGAGGCCGGCCACGAGCCGCGACGGTCGCGTCCCATCGGACCCGTGGCGCTGCCGATGGACCACACCCCCACCGCACCGCCCGGACCCGACCCCTACCTCGAGGACCGGCACCGCGCGCTCGAGGGCCGGGTCGTCGATGACCGCCGTCGTGGCCCGTGGGGCTGGATCGTCGCGGCGCTGGCCGTCGCCCTGGTCGCCGGCGTCGCCGCCTGGTGGTTCCTCGCCGGGCCCGGGTCGCCGACCACGGTCCCCCGCGTGACCGGCCAGACGTACGAGCAGGCCCAGAGCGCCCTCACCACCTCGCACCTGTCCCCCGAGCGGGTCGACGCCTTCGACGAGACGATCCCCAAGGGTGTGGTCATCTCCACCGATCCCGGTGCCGGGACCGAGCTGCGTCGCAGCCAGGACGTCACCGTGACCGTGTCCAAGGGCCCGGAGCGGTATGCCGTGCCCCAGGTCGTGGGTGCCAGCGCCAACGAGGCCACGGCCCGGATCAAGGCGGAGAAACTCACCCTCGGCGACACCAAGCAGGCATTCAGCGAGACGGTCGACGCGGGCCTGGTCATCAGCGTCAGCCCCAAGGAGGGCTCGTCCCTCAAGCGGGGCACCAAGGTCTCCCTCGTCGTGAGCAAGGGGCGCCAGCCGATCGAGGTCACCGACTTCACCGGCAAGCCCGCCGACGACGCCGTCCGGGACCTGACGGGCAAGGGCCTCGAGGTCGACGCCACCAGGCAGGAGAACGACGACACCGTCCCGAAGGGCAGCGTCATCTCCCAGAGCCCGTCGAGCGGCACGCTGTTCAAGGGAGACAAGGTCACCCTCGTCGTCTCCAAGGGGCCGGTCCTGATCAAGGTCCCGGACGTGCAGGGCAAGCAGGAGGCCGAGGCCCGCAAGATCCTCGAGGACGCCGGCTTCAAGGTCGCCGTCGAACGCTTCATGGGTGGGATCTTCGGCACCGTCCGCAGCCAGAACCCCGCTGCCGGCAGCGAGCAGCCCAAGGACACCACCGTCACCCTCGTCGTCGTCTGA
- a CDS encoding DMT family transporter has translation MRTLPASRLATLLLIAVTAVWGSTFFLIRDLVEHVPSADFLAVRFAIAAVVMAVVFRRQTLALTRREVLIGVGLGVLYGLAQLLQTVGLEHTDASVSGFVTGTYVVLTPVLGAVLLRDRIPGSTWLAVGLATVGLGVLSLRGMTMGFGEAVTLAAAVLYALHIIGLGRYSTAASATGLATVQAFVITAVTFVGAVPDGITLPQDGGQWASLLYMALIAGAVALWSQTWAQSHMPATRAAIVMTMEPVFAAFFAVLLGGESLTARMLLGGGLVLTAMYVVEILGRRSPGATAEEDRPAELLHHEV, from the coding sequence GTGCGGACCCTGCCCGCGAGTCGCCTCGCCACCCTGCTCCTCATCGCCGTCACCGCGGTGTGGGGCTCGACGTTCTTCCTCATCCGCGACCTCGTCGAGCACGTGCCGTCGGCCGACTTCCTGGCCGTGCGGTTCGCCATCGCCGCGGTCGTCATGGCTGTCGTTTTCCGTCGACAGACCCTGGCGCTGACCCGGCGCGAGGTGCTGATCGGTGTCGGGCTCGGGGTGCTGTACGGCTTGGCCCAGCTGCTCCAGACCGTCGGCCTCGAGCACACCGACGCATCGGTGTCCGGCTTCGTGACGGGGACCTACGTCGTGCTCACCCCGGTCCTCGGCGCGGTGCTGCTCCGCGACCGCATACCCGGCTCCACCTGGTTGGCCGTCGGGCTCGCGACGGTGGGGCTGGGAGTCCTCTCCCTGCGCGGGATGACGATGGGTTTCGGGGAGGCGGTGACCCTGGCTGCGGCGGTGCTCTACGCCTTGCACATCATCGGGCTGGGCCGGTACTCGACGGCGGCTTCCGCGACGGGCCTGGCCACAGTGCAGGCGTTCGTCATCACGGCGGTGACCTTCGTCGGCGCGGTGCCGGACGGCATCACGCTCCCCCAGGACGGCGGGCAGTGGGCGTCACTGCTCTACATGGCCCTCATCGCCGGAGCCGTCGCCCTCTGGTCGCAGACGTGGGCGCAGTCGCACATGCCGGCCACCCGGGCCGCCATCGTCATGACCATGGAGCCGGTGTTCGCCGCGTTCTTCGCCGTCCTGCTCGGTGGTGAGTCCCTGACCGCGCGCATGCTGCTCGGTGGTGGCCTCGTGCTCACCGCGATGTATGTCGTCGAGATCCTCGGGCGGCGGTCCCCCGGCGCCACCGCGGAGGAGGATAGACCGGCGGAGCTGCTGCACCACGAGGTCTGA
- a CDS encoding YciI family protein has product MTEYVVLFPADDEAQWEAASEAEHQATFDTDAEFVQLLKASGGAVVGGAGLTHSSRARTIRRGSAPTDTVVTEGPFAETVEQLSGFYIVTCDDHDALTEAARVLTRAHPVVEIRPVDEF; this is encoded by the coding sequence ATGACCGAGTACGTCGTACTCTTCCCCGCCGACGACGAGGCGCAGTGGGAGGCCGCTTCGGAGGCCGAGCACCAGGCCACGTTCGACACCGACGCCGAGTTCGTGCAGCTGCTCAAGGCGAGTGGCGGTGCCGTGGTCGGGGGTGCCGGGCTCACCCACAGCAGCAGGGCCCGCACGATCCGCCGCGGGTCCGCCCCGACGGACACGGTGGTCACCGAGGGTCCGTTCGCGGAGACCGTCGAACAGCTCTCGGGCTTCTACATCGTGACGTGCGACGACCACGACGCGCTCACCGAGGCCGCCCGGGTGCTGACGCGGGCCCACCCGGTCGTCGAGATCCGCCCCGTCGACGAGTTCTGA
- a CDS encoding VOC family protein gives MKLELIPLPVSDVDRAISFYVDRLGFTKDFDVTPSEGVRVVQFTPEGSSCSIGVGTGLDVYRGVPGSIRGVHLAVEDVAAARAELIGRGVEVGEVHDFGGGVLGANFADPDGNSFELQEMAWRKGAAF, from the coding sequence ATGAAGCTGGAACTGATCCCCCTGCCGGTCTCGGACGTGGACCGGGCCATCAGCTTCTACGTCGACCGGCTCGGTTTCACCAAGGACTTCGACGTCACGCCGAGCGAGGGTGTCCGGGTCGTCCAGTTCACCCCCGAGGGGTCGAGCTGCTCGATCGGCGTCGGCACCGGGCTCGACGTCTACCGCGGTGTCCCGGGAAGCATCCGAGGCGTGCACCTGGCCGTCGAGGACGTGGCAGCGGCGCGCGCCGAGCTCATCGGTCGAGGGGTGGAGGTCGGTGAGGTCCACGACTTCGGTGGCGGCGTGCTGGGCGCGAACTTCGCCGACCCCGACGGCAACTCGTTCGAGCTCCAGGAGATGGCGTGGCGGAAGGGCGCCGCGTTCTGA
- a CDS encoding GntG family PLP-dependent aldolase: MTTAVDVDLLSDTLTRPTEAMRHAMATAAVGDDVFGEDPTVRELEERVAGLLGHEDALFTPTGSMANQLGLRLHVTPGEELIADSLAHVLRAEMGAAAALSGLSSRSWVAQRGLLDAAQPLALMIPDGGTYQVNTRLVVVENTHNFGGGTVQPLDQIAALRAGTQPRGVAMHLDGARLWNAHVATGVALSDYGQHFDTVSVCLSKGLGAPVGSVLVGSRDRMAAARVWRKRFGGGMRQVGILAAGGLHALDHHVERLADDHARAHRFATAAAEAAPGSIDPATVQTNIVVLDVSVTGWTSAAFVEEAGRRGIRLYPVSPTAVRLVWHLDVDDAGTSRAVEALTPLLEQGPSAA, from the coding sequence ATGACCACTGCCGTCGACGTCGACCTGCTGTCCGACACCCTGACGCGGCCGACGGAGGCGATGCGCCACGCCATGGCCACCGCCGCCGTCGGCGACGACGTGTTCGGGGAGGACCCGACCGTCCGGGAGCTCGAGGAGCGCGTGGCCGGGCTGCTCGGCCACGAGGACGCGCTGTTCACCCCGACCGGCTCGATGGCCAACCAGCTCGGGCTTCGGCTGCACGTCACCCCGGGTGAGGAGCTCATCGCCGACTCGCTGGCCCACGTCCTGCGTGCCGAGATGGGCGCTGCCGCAGCGCTTTCCGGTCTGTCGTCGCGGTCGTGGGTCGCCCAACGGGGACTGCTCGACGCCGCCCAGCCCTTGGCGCTGATGATCCCGGACGGTGGGACCTACCAGGTCAACACCCGGCTCGTGGTCGTGGAGAACACCCACAACTTCGGTGGCGGCACGGTGCAGCCGCTCGACCAGATCGCCGCGCTGCGGGCGGGGACCCAGCCTCGCGGCGTCGCGATGCACCTCGACGGTGCACGACTCTGGAACGCGCACGTGGCCACCGGGGTGGCGCTGTCGGACTACGGCCAGCACTTCGACACCGTCAGCGTCTGCCTCTCCAAGGGCCTCGGCGCTCCGGTGGGTTCGGTGCTGGTCGGGTCGCGCGACCGCATGGCGGCGGCCCGTGTCTGGCGCAAGCGCTTCGGCGGGGGCATGCGGCAGGTCGGCATCCTCGCTGCCGGCGGTCTGCACGCGCTCGACCACCACGTCGAGCGACTCGCCGACGACCACGCCCGTGCGCACCGGTTCGCGACCGCTGCCGCCGAGGCTGCCCCGGGGTCCATCGACCCGGCGACCGTGCAGACCAACATCGTCGTCCTCGACGTGTCGGTCACCGGGTGGACGTCGGCCGCCTTCGTCGAGGAGGCGGGCCGACGCGGCATACGCCTCTATCCGGTGAGCCCCACGGCGGTCCGCCTCGTCTGGCACCTGGACGTCGACGACGCCGGGACGTCCCGCGCGGTCGAGGCGCTCACGCCGCTGCTCGAGCAGGGCCCCTCCGCCGCCTGA
- a CDS encoding class II 3-deoxy-7-phosphoheptulonate synthase, which translates to MSTTQHHDALASLAAGADLPAAQQPVWPDAARLSSAVAELASYPPLVFAGECDVLKSRMAAAARGEAFVLQGGDCAETFAAATADNIRDRVKTILQMAAVLTYGASVPVVKVGRMAGQYAKPRSSGDETREGVTLPAYRGDMVNDFDFTLESRTPDPQRLVKAYHASSATLNLVRAFTMGGFADLRHVHDWNKGFVSNSANSRYERLAKDIDKAMKFMSACGADFDAMRTTEFFSAHEALLLDYERPLTRVDSRTGELYDTSGHFIWVGERTRDLDGAHVDFVSKVLNPIGVKLSAKAEVDDVLRLIDKVDPDREPGRLTFITRMGAKTVREALPTLVEKITASGAQVTWICDPMHGNTFESASGYKTRDFEDVVEEVRGFFEVHQGLGTVPGGIHVELTGNDVTECIGGAEKILDADLNKRYETVCDPRLNHQQSLELAFLVAEMLSKD; encoded by the coding sequence GTGAGCACCACGCAGCACCATGACGCCCTCGCCAGCCTCGCGGCCGGCGCCGACCTCCCGGCCGCCCAGCAGCCGGTCTGGCCCGACGCCGCCCGACTCTCCAGCGCTGTCGCCGAGCTCGCGTCGTATCCGCCGCTGGTGTTCGCGGGCGAGTGCGACGTCCTGAAGTCGCGGATGGCCGCTGCCGCGCGCGGCGAGGCCTTCGTCCTGCAGGGCGGCGACTGCGCCGAGACGTTCGCCGCGGCGACCGCCGACAACATCCGTGACCGCGTCAAGACGATCCTGCAGATGGCTGCCGTCCTCACCTACGGCGCCTCGGTGCCGGTGGTCAAGGTCGGTCGGATGGCGGGGCAGTACGCCAAGCCCCGCAGCAGCGGCGACGAGACCCGTGAGGGTGTGACCCTGCCGGCCTACCGCGGCGACATGGTCAACGACTTCGACTTCACCCTCGAGTCGCGCACCCCGGACCCGCAGCGCCTCGTCAAGGCGTACCACGCGAGCTCGGCGACGCTGAACCTCGTGCGCGCCTTCACCATGGGTGGCTTCGCCGACCTGCGCCACGTCCACGACTGGAACAAGGGCTTCGTCTCCAACTCGGCCAACAGCCGCTACGAGCGCCTGGCCAAGGACATCGACAAGGCGATGAAGTTCATGTCGGCCTGTGGCGCCGACTTCGACGCGATGCGCACGACCGAGTTCTTCTCGGCGCACGAGGCGCTGCTGCTCGACTACGAGCGCCCGCTGACCCGCGTCGACAGCCGCACCGGTGAGCTCTACGACACCAGCGGCCACTTCATCTGGGTCGGCGAGCGCACCCGCGACCTCGACGGTGCGCACGTCGACTTCGTCTCCAAGGTCCTCAACCCCATCGGGGTGAAGCTGTCGGCCAAGGCCGAGGTCGACGACGTCCTGCGGCTCATCGACAAGGTCGACCCGGACCGTGAGCCCGGTCGCCTGACGTTCATCACCCGGATGGGTGCCAAGACCGTCCGGGAGGCGCTGCCCACCCTCGTCGAGAAGATCACCGCCTCGGGCGCGCAGGTCACTTGGATCTGCGACCCCATGCACGGCAACACCTTCGAGTCGGCCAGCGGCTACAAGACGCGCGACTTCGAGGACGTCGTCGAGGAGGTGCGCGGGTTCTTCGAGGTCCACCAGGGCCTCGGCACGGTCCCCGGCGGCATCCACGTCGAGCTCACCGGCAACGACGTCACCGAGTGCATCGGTGGCGCCGAGAAGATCCTCGACGCCGACCTCAACAAGCGCTACGAGACGGTCTGCGACCCCCGTCTCAACCACCAGCAGAGCCTGGAGCTGGCGTTCCTCGTCGCCGAGATGCTCTCCAAGGACTGA
- a CDS encoding response regulator transcription factor: MNVQSQGQVGAQGADGAAQESVPLRVVVADDHPLWRDAVARDLAEAGMTVLATADDGPSAVNRTRATRPDVLVLDLNLPGMRGHEVCAALGSLETRVLVLSASGEQQDVLEAVKAGATGYLVKSASREEIVAAVEATARGEAVFTPGLAGLVLGEFRKLSTQPQADPSRPIPELTERETEVLKLVATGMSYKEIASELFISHRTVQNHVQNTLGKLQMHNRIELVRFAIARGLDTPEA; the protein is encoded by the coding sequence ATGAACGTGCAGTCGCAGGGGCAGGTCGGGGCGCAGGGGGCGGACGGCGCGGCGCAGGAGTCCGTGCCGCTCAGGGTGGTCGTCGCAGACGACCACCCGCTCTGGCGGGACGCGGTCGCCCGCGACCTCGCCGAGGCGGGCATGACGGTCCTGGCCACGGCGGACGACGGCCCGTCGGCGGTGAACCGGACCAGGGCGACCCGCCCGGACGTGCTCGTCCTCGACCTCAACCTGCCGGGCATGCGGGGGCACGAGGTCTGCGCCGCCCTCGGCTCGCTGGAGACCCGGGTGCTGGTGCTGTCGGCGTCCGGTGAGCAGCAGGACGTCCTCGAGGCGGTCAAGGCCGGGGCGACCGGGTACCTCGTGAAGTCCGCGTCCCGCGAGGAGATCGTGGCGGCGGTCGAGGCCACCGCCCGCGGCGAGGCGGTGTTCACGCCGGGCCTGGCCGGGCTGGTCCTGGGCGAGTTCCGCAAGCTGTCGACCCAGCCGCAGGCCGACCCCTCGCGCCCCATCCCCGAGCTCACCGAGCGCGAGACCGAGGTGCTCAAGCTCGTCGCGACAGGCATGTCCTACAAGGAGATCGCGTCGGAGCTGTTCATCTCCCACCGCACCGTGCAGAACCACGTGCAGAACACCCTGGGCAAGCTGCAGATGCACAACCGCATCGAGCTGGTCCGGTTCGCCATCGCCAGGGGACTGGACACCCCCGAGGCCTGA